One window from the genome of Trueperaceae bacterium encodes:
- a CDS encoding 2,5-didehydrogluconate reductase gives MMHIDVRGVLIPTLGFGTWPMRGEQCKEAVEHALEIGYRHIDTAQAYENEAEVGLAIRNSGLPRNEIFLTTKVRPTNFARACARASVEESLRKLNTDTIDLVLLHWPNNEVPLQETFESLSLLVDEGSVRHLGVSNFPTNLVEDAREVVDIFCNQVEYHPYLSQSQLLKQARKYGHLLTAYSPIAKGRVLTDPLLVEIGSRYDKNPVQITLRWLVQQERVAAVPKAGSPEHRLSNISIFDFELSPTEMDAIHNLSRKERLVDPTDGPEWDG, from the coding sequence ATGATGCACATCGATGTTCGGGGGGTCTTAATCCCGACTCTCGGTTTCGGAACTTGGCCGATGAGGGGCGAGCAGTGTAAAGAGGCAGTAGAACATGCCCTCGAAATTGGCTATCGTCACATCGACACAGCACAAGCTTACGAGAATGAGGCAGAGGTAGGATTGGCTATACGTAATTCGGGCCTTCCACGTAACGAAATCTTTTTGACCACTAAGGTACGTCCTACTAACTTTGCTCGGGCATGTGCCCGAGCTTCCGTGGAGGAAAGCCTAAGAAAGCTTAATACGGACACCATTGATCTAGTTCTACTTCACTGGCCAAATAATGAAGTTCCTCTTCAAGAAACCTTCGAAAGCCTCTCGCTTTTGGTGGATGAAGGTTCTGTTCGTCATTTAGGAGTCAGTAATTTTCCTACCAATCTTGTTGAAGATGCAAGAGAGGTTGTCGACATTTTCTGCAACCAGGTGGAGTATCACCCGTACCTTTCCCAATCCCAACTGCTAAAACAAGCTCGTAAATATGGTCATCTTTTAACGGCTTATAGCCCTATAGCGAAGGGGCGTGTTTTGACAGATCCATTATTGGTTGAAATTGGATCCAGGTACGATAAGAACCCTGTCCAAATTACACTTCGCTGGCTTGTTCAACAAGAACGAGTAGCGGCGGTACCCAAAGCAGGGAGTCCAGAACATAGGCTATCTAACATTAGTATTTTTGATTTTGAGTTATCCCCAACCGAAATGGATGCCATCCACAACCTTAGCAGGAAAGAACGTCTAGTCGATCCTACGGATGGACCTGAATGGGACGGTTGA
- a CDS encoding polyphosphate glucokinase, whose translation MATVEKKGLLGIDIGGSGIKGALVDVDQGVLVANRFQVPTPFPSTPNAIAKVVGNIVEHFDYKGSIGCTFPAIIQQDIALSAANVDAAWIGTNVVSLFCDVTRQPVYVLNDADGAGVAEMVFGAGRAESGVVCMLTFGTGIGSALFIDSQLVPNTELGHLELNGREVEPWVAPRVRKNENLSWKCWAKRVYEYLQYLESIFSPDLFIIGGGVSGQSEKFFPHLKIKTAITPALLGNEAGIVGAAYLASRTSTTIR comes from the coding sequence ATGGCTACGGTGGAGAAAAAAGGTCTACTTGGGATCGACATAGGTGGTTCCGGCATAAAGGGTGCGTTAGTTGACGTTGACCAGGGGGTGTTAGTCGCAAATCGATTTCAAGTACCAACACCGTTTCCTTCTACCCCCAATGCCATAGCTAAAGTAGTGGGAAACATTGTTGAACATTTCGATTACAAAGGCTCTATAGGTTGCACTTTCCCAGCAATAATCCAACAAGATATTGCATTATCGGCGGCCAACGTAGATGCTGCTTGGATTGGTACCAACGTTGTTAGCCTGTTTTGTGATGTTACACGTCAGCCGGTTTATGTCCTCAATGATGCTGACGGAGCTGGGGTTGCTGAAATGGTATTTGGGGCTGGGCGTGCCGAGAGTGGAGTGGTTTGTATGCTCACGTTCGGTACTGGGATTGGTAGTGCTCTGTTTATTGATAGTCAACTGGTACCTAACACGGAACTTGGGCACTTGGAATTGAATGGGCGTGAGGTCGAACCGTGGGTTGCTCCTCGCGTTCGTAAGAATGAGAATCTGAGTTGGAAGTGTTGGGCAAAGAGAGTCTACGAGTACCTTCAGTATTTAGAGTCTATTTTTTCTCCTGACCTTTTTATTATTGGGGGTGGTGTTAGCGGTCAAAGTGAGAAGTTTTTTCCCCATCTTAAAATCAAAACAGCAATTACCCCTGCTTTGCTAGGGAATGAAGCTGGTATTGTTGGTGCTGCCTATTTAGCTAGTCGAACATCAACAACCATCCGGTAA
- a CDS encoding aminotransferase yields MEIRTASRVNDLFESVIRSTSVHAMSCGAISLGQGSPDFDPPEELIEAARLALSEGHHQYVPTWGLPELRNAISKKTARFYGFQPDPETEVTVTCGVTEGVIAALIGVVDKGDRVVILEPAHENYHAGVVFAGAEPLWVPIRPPDYGLDLDELERAFQQPKVRAFIFNTPHNPTGRVFNREELSFIADLCQKYGVIAISDEIYEHMVYDDCEHIPIVTLPGMADRTITISGLSKSYSVTGWRVGYVTAPSLLTEALRKVHDFTTICAPSPLQRAAVVALELNDDYYAWLTAYYADRRDQMLGILTRSGFEPSVPEGSYYTMATFSAVSSAFGLNDDDNEFVYWLIDEIGIGTVPGSSFYRSDPELGRGRVRFAFPKRDETLIEVDQRFEKIRDQLH; encoded by the coding sequence ATGGAAATACGTACTGCAAGCCGAGTCAATGACCTTTTTGAATCAGTTATTCGTAGTACAAGCGTGCATGCCATGTCGTGCGGTGCTATCAGCCTGGGTCAGGGATCACCTGACTTCGACCCTCCGGAGGAGCTTATTGAGGCTGCGAGGCTAGCACTAAGTGAAGGCCACCACCAGTACGTACCCACCTGGGGCCTGCCTGAATTGCGAAACGCCATTTCTAAAAAAACCGCTCGATTCTACGGTTTCCAGCCAGATCCTGAAACAGAGGTAACGGTCACCTGTGGGGTAACAGAAGGCGTAATTGCTGCCTTGATCGGAGTTGTTGACAAGGGCGATAGGGTAGTAATCCTAGAACCTGCTCATGAAAATTACCATGCTGGTGTTGTGTTCGCAGGAGCAGAGCCTTTATGGGTGCCAATCAGGCCACCCGATTATGGTCTTGATTTAGATGAGCTCGAACGAGCCTTTCAACAACCTAAGGTTCGAGCTTTCATCTTCAATACACCGCACAACCCAACAGGTCGAGTGTTCAATCGGGAGGAACTTAGTTTCATTGCTGATTTATGTCAAAAATATGGCGTTATTGCCATCAGTGACGAGATATACGAGCATATGGTTTATGACGATTGTGAGCACATTCCCATTGTGACCTTGCCCGGCATGGCTGATAGAACAATCACCATTAGTGGGCTTTCTAAAAGTTACTCCGTGACGGGGTGGCGAGTGGGTTACGTTACAGCTCCTTCTTTGCTCACTGAGGCTCTACGCAAGGTCCACGATTTCACCACGATTTGCGCTCCATCACCTCTGCAACGCGCTGCCGTGGTTGCTCTAGAGTTGAATGATGATTACTACGCTTGGCTTACTGCCTATTACGCTGACCGCCGAGACCAAATGCTAGGAATCCTCACCAGGTCTGGATTTGAACCTTCGGTACCTGAGGGGTCTTATTACACAATGGCCACCTTTTCTGCCGTCTCGTCAGCTTTTGGACTCAATGATGACGATAACGAGTTTGTTTACTGGCTAATTGACGAGATTGGGATTGGGACAGTACCTGGCTCGAGTTTTTACCGAAGTGATCCAGAGCTTGGGAGGGGTCGAGTCCGTTTTGCTTTTCCTAAGCGGGATGAAACTCTAATCGAGGTTGACCAACGTTTTGAGAAAATCCGGGACCAGCTGCACTGA
- the mviN gene encoding murein biosynthesis integral membrane protein MurJ — MVGVETSSKKNSERDLPPYGPNQPSGASGAFTLMGGTLVSRLTGLLRNSLLNQLFPQTVTDAFTVAFKVPNLFRELLAEGALTNSFVPIYRGQSQPDARRLAGALAGMLFLVNGILLLITTLAAPWVVRLLLGSEGSVDFELAVQLTRVVFPFLAAISFSALAMGVLQANERFIGPAWAPVALNVVTVVLMLIFPSQAVPLALAFVFGAIAQFLIQIPFLVRYKLLPKLGHFWHPELAIVLVLMVPFAFTTGARQVLNVISTRILNSLEAGSQTAFFNADLFLSLALGLFSISPALAYYSRLSANASEEPAAFSKTLLEGLRLIAFFTAPAGLLLLIVPDAAVNSVLNWITAFQPGTGTNPRTLELSADALAPLGLAVFPLGVSNLLMRTFYIRREVRWPIAVTAIFIISSGVLYTLLVPPLGIVGMSWGLVIAAWLQLILLLGLVTRRERFRWAAFCRYAIAVLGIAGFACGVTYLILQMVPIATNWVGFFTRAILATGVLAAVYLFISSFLGFSEIQRLRIGRYSR; from the coding sequence GTGGTTGGAGTAGAAACTAGTTCAAAGAAGAACTCTGAAAGGGACTTGCCACCTTACGGTCCAAACCAGCCATCAGGAGCCAGTGGCGCCTTCACACTTATGGGGGGTACTTTGGTGAGTCGTCTGACTGGGCTTCTACGAAATTCCCTTCTTAACCAGCTTTTCCCCCAAACTGTTACTGACGCGTTTACTGTGGCATTTAAGGTGCCTAACCTATTTCGCGAGCTTTTGGCTGAGGGGGCGCTTACAAACTCCTTTGTTCCGATCTACCGAGGTCAATCTCAACCCGATGCTCGTCGCTTAGCCGGAGCTCTGGCTGGAATGTTGTTTTTGGTTAATGGAATACTTCTTTTGATTACAACGTTAGCAGCCCCTTGGGTTGTTAGATTACTCTTAGGTAGCGAGGGGAGTGTCGATTTCGAGCTGGCCGTACAGCTCACGCGGGTGGTTTTCCCATTTCTTGCTGCAATTTCATTTTCTGCTCTAGCTATGGGTGTTTTACAGGCGAATGAACGGTTTATCGGTCCAGCTTGGGCTCCGGTGGCGCTTAACGTAGTTACAGTAGTACTGATGTTGATTTTCCCGTCCCAGGCGGTACCTCTGGCACTAGCTTTTGTTTTTGGTGCGATTGCACAATTTCTTATTCAGATACCGTTTTTGGTTCGGTACAAACTTCTTCCTAAGCTGGGACACTTCTGGCACCCCGAGCTGGCCATTGTGTTGGTTCTTATGGTTCCGTTCGCTTTTACAACTGGCGCTAGACAGGTTCTTAACGTAATTTCTACTCGCATCCTTAATAGTCTCGAAGCCGGTAGCCAAACAGCTTTCTTTAATGCGGATCTTTTCCTCAGTTTAGCCTTAGGTCTATTTAGTATATCTCCAGCTCTGGCCTACTACTCCCGTCTTAGCGCAAATGCTTCAGAGGAGCCGGCGGCTTTTTCGAAGACGTTACTTGAAGGGCTCCGTTTAATCGCTTTTTTCACTGCACCGGCTGGATTGTTACTATTAATTGTTCCTGATGCAGCAGTTAATTCGGTTCTCAATTGGATAACAGCCTTCCAACCTGGGACCGGTACCAATCCGCGGACCCTAGAATTGTCGGCTGATGCATTGGCCCCGTTAGGCCTAGCGGTTTTTCCGCTTGGAGTTTCCAACTTGTTGATGCGCACTTTCTATATACGCCGTGAGGTGCGATGGCCAATCGCCGTTACTGCTATCTTTATTATTTCTAGTGGAGTGCTTTACACGTTACTAGTTCCACCCTTAGGAATTGTAGGTATGTCTTGGGGTCTCGTTATTGCAGCTTGGTTGCAACTCATTTTACTACTAGGGCTTGTTACTCGAAGAGAGCGGTTTCGTTGGGCTGCGTTTTGTCGTTACGCCATCGCTGTTTTAGGGATCGCGGGCTTTGCCTGTGGTGTAACCTACTTGATTCTGCAAATGGTACCAATTGCGACGAATTGGGTGGGATTTTTTACACGTGCCATTTTGGCGACTGGGGTGTTGGCCGCAGTTTACCTGTTTATTAGTTCTTTTCTTGGTTTTTCTGAAATTCAACGCCTTAGGATAGGCCGGTACAGCCGTTAA
- a CDS encoding serine/threonine protein phosphatase, protein MKKLELRSCCTPERVTNAQSRHAGVSFETNNLRPLSYQGMTKLSGGAFLMGSNDKSFPADGEAPVREVTIDPFWIDTCAVTNAEFSAFVEATGYQTEAENFGWSFVFYQFLPNGLAGTRGVTEAPWWRQVSGASWQHPEGPDSGVDHRSDHPVVHVSWNDATAYANWANKRLPTEAEWEFAARGGLEQNTYPWGNRLSPKGKYRCNIWQGTFPKNNTGKDGYLGTAPVDTFEPNGYGLYNIVGNAWEWCSDWFSEQYHRDMLSEESINPKGPSVGDYRVTKGGSYLCHDSYCNRYRVAARTRNTPDSSTGHMGFRLVRSIKTG, encoded by the coding sequence ATGAAGAAACTTGAGCTTAGATCCTGCTGTACGCCGGAGCGTGTGACAAATGCGCAGAGTCGACACGCTGGAGTTTCATTTGAGACAAATAACCTGAGACCTTTATCGTATCAGGGAATGACAAAGCTTTCCGGTGGAGCTTTTCTAATGGGAAGTAACGACAAGTCTTTTCCCGCTGACGGAGAGGCTCCAGTTAGAGAGGTGACTATCGATCCTTTTTGGATTGATACCTGTGCCGTAACTAATGCAGAATTTTCAGCTTTCGTCGAAGCCACCGGATATCAGACGGAAGCTGAAAATTTCGGTTGGTCGTTTGTTTTCTACCAATTTCTACCTAATGGTTTAGCAGGTACCCGGGGTGTAACTGAGGCACCTTGGTGGCGCCAAGTTTCGGGTGCTTCCTGGCAACACCCTGAGGGACCAGATTCAGGAGTAGATCACAGAAGTGATCATCCTGTGGTTCATGTGTCTTGGAATGATGCCACGGCCTACGCGAATTGGGCTAATAAGCGACTTCCTACTGAAGCTGAATGGGAGTTTGCTGCTCGGGGTGGCCTTGAGCAAAACACATATCCTTGGGGCAATCGCCTGAGTCCGAAGGGAAAATACCGCTGTAACATATGGCAAGGTACGTTCCCAAAGAATAACACTGGGAAAGACGGTTATTTGGGTACGGCACCTGTCGATACCTTTGAGCCAAATGGATACGGTCTTTATAACATCGTGGGTAATGCGTGGGAGTGGTGCTCAGACTGGTTTAGTGAACAGTATCACCGAGATATGTTGAGCGAAGAGAGTATTAACCCTAAGGGCCCTTCAGTGGGAGATTATAGGGTTACTAAGGGTGGCTCATACCTATGTCACGATTCGTATTGTAATCGCTACCGTGTGGCGGCTCGGACAAGGAATACCCCTGACAGTAGCACTGGTCATATGGGTTTTAGACTTGTACGCTCCATAAAAACAGGTTAG
- the fabF gene encoding beta-ketoacyl-[acyl-carrier-protein] synthase II, which produces MNRVVVTGVGPVTPIGVGADAYLKAQQEAKNGIRRITRFDASDLSVQIAGEVDLDIDKYIERREARRLDRFVHFTLVGAALALQDAGLTEDDIAGEQTGTLIGSGVGGIETWERQARISFERSPMRMSPHFIPMLIANMASGHVAMRYKLLGPTSTVVTACSTSSGAIGDAFRIIERGEATYMIAGGSEAPITPMGIGGFAVMRALSTRNDSPETASRPFSASRDGFVAGEGAGILVLEDYDHACRRGARILAEIVGYATTSDAHHVTAPAPGGSGAVRCLQGALKSAGLRTDQIGYINAHGTSTSANDLNETLALKTVFGTDSVPPVSSTKSMTGHLLGAGGGIEAIAAIQALYSGILPPTRNLHDPDPALDLDYIPHEARQQQVEYGISQNFAFGGQNAALVFKKS; this is translated from the coding sequence ATGAATCGAGTTGTTGTAACGGGGGTTGGCCCCGTCACTCCCATTGGAGTAGGTGCGGATGCTTATCTGAAGGCCCAACAAGAAGCTAAGAACGGCATTAGACGCATAACAAGATTCGACGCCAGCGATCTAAGCGTACAGATTGCTGGTGAGGTCGACCTTGACATAGATAAATACATCGAACGGCGTGAAGCAAGACGGCTTGACCGCTTCGTCCACTTCACCTTAGTTGGAGCTGCCTTAGCCCTTCAGGACGCCGGCCTCACTGAGGACGACATCGCAGGGGAACAAACTGGGACCCTTATTGGCAGTGGCGTTGGCGGCATTGAGACCTGGGAACGGCAAGCACGAATCAGTTTCGAAAGAAGTCCAATGAGGATGAGTCCGCATTTTATCCCCATGTTAATCGCCAACATGGCCAGCGGCCATGTTGCTATGCGCTATAAACTGCTAGGACCTACCAGTACGGTAGTAACCGCCTGCTCAACAAGTTCGGGTGCAATAGGTGATGCCTTTCGCATAATCGAAAGAGGTGAAGCTACTTATATGATCGCTGGCGGTAGCGAAGCACCGATCACCCCAATGGGAATTGGTGGCTTTGCTGTAATGCGAGCCCTCTCAACCCGTAATGACAGTCCTGAAACAGCAAGCCGGCCATTCTCAGCTAGCCGAGATGGTTTCGTCGCTGGTGAGGGTGCCGGTATCCTTGTTCTCGAAGATTACGACCATGCCTGTCGTAGGGGTGCCCGGATATTAGCGGAGATCGTTGGTTACGCTACGACATCTGACGCTCACCATGTGACAGCCCCAGCACCGGGGGGTAGTGGCGCTGTCCGCTGTCTCCAAGGAGCCCTGAAGTCAGCCGGTTTACGTACAGATCAAATCGGTTATATAAATGCTCACGGTACGAGTACTTCAGCGAATGACCTAAATGAAACCCTGGCCCTAAAAACTGTTTTCGGCACTGATTCGGTACCCCCAGTCTCTTCCACAAAATCAATGACCGGCCATCTGCTAGGCGCTGGTGGTGGTATTGAAGCAATAGCTGCCATTCAGGCACTCTACAGCGGCATCCTTCCCCCTACACGGAACCTCCACGACCCAGACCCCGCACTTGACCTCGACTACATTCCTCATGAAGCGCGCCAACAGCAAGTTGAATACGGCATTAGTCAAAACTTTGCATTTGGCGGACAAAACGCAGCCTTGGTATTCAAGAAATCATAA
- the acpP gene encoding acyl carrier protein, whose product MEVSVDEQEILTKIRQVVADKLDSDAGDINAEASFVDDLGADSLDVVELIMGLEDEFAIEITDEEAENIRTVGDAVKFIAERA is encoded by the coding sequence ATGGAGGTCAGTGTGGACGAACAAGAGATCTTAACAAAAATTCGACAAGTTGTTGCCGACAAATTAGACAGCGACGCGGGTGACATAAATGCCGAGGCTTCCTTCGTGGACGACCTTGGCGCCGATTCACTCGACGTTGTAGAACTGATTATGGGTTTAGAAGATGAGTTTGCTATTGAGATCACAGACGAAGAAGCCGAAAATATCCGAACTGTTGGAGACGCTGTCAAGTTCATTGCCGAAAGGGCATGA
- the fabG gene encoding 3-oxoacyl-[acyl-carrier-protein] reductase yields the protein MNSVNQEQRVLITGSSRGLGRSMALEFGRCGYRVAVHYVNSKESAEEVAAEILGAGGKSTVFSGNVANSTDCSELINNVVTEFGGLEVLINNAGITRDTLVLRMKDQDWQSVIDTNLSSVFYLAKAVLRGMIRQKFGRIINISSVSGLLGNAGQANYVAAKAGIIGLTKSLAREYAAKGITVNAVAPGFIQSDMTDTLPDELKEQYLSQIPVGRFGQPNEVAKAVVFLASKDASYINGQTLPVDGGMVMP from the coding sequence ATGAACTCTGTTAACCAAGAACAACGAGTACTGATAACTGGCTCTAGTAGAGGCCTCGGACGATCAATGGCGTTAGAATTCGGCCGTTGTGGGTACCGGGTTGCTGTACACTATGTCAATTCAAAAGAATCAGCGGAAGAAGTAGCTGCTGAAATCCTTGGTGCCGGTGGGAAATCCACCGTTTTTTCTGGCAACGTTGCAAACTCTACGGATTGCTCAGAGCTCATCAATAATGTTGTCACAGAGTTCGGTGGGCTAGAGGTGTTAATAAACAACGCTGGTATAACTCGCGACACGCTTGTCCTAAGAATGAAGGACCAAGATTGGCAGTCCGTTATTGATACCAACCTCTCTTCAGTTTTCTATTTGGCTAAAGCTGTCCTTCGAGGCATGATACGTCAAAAATTTGGCCGCATCATTAATATATCTTCCGTAAGTGGATTGCTCGGGAACGCGGGTCAAGCCAACTATGTAGCAGCTAAAGCGGGTATCATTGGGTTGACTAAGTCACTTGCTCGTGAGTACGCAGCTAAGGGAATCACCGTTAACGCAGTCGCACCCGGATTTATCCAATCAGATATGACAGATACCCTACCTGACGAACTTAAAGAGCAATATCTTAGTCAGATCCCGGTTGGACGTTTCGGCCAACCTAATGAGGTAGCAAAAGCTGTAGTGTTCCTTGCAAGCAAAGATGCCTCTTATATCAACGGCCAAACCTTACCTGTCGATGGTGGCATGGTAATGCCTTAA
- the fabD gene encoding [acyl-carrier-protein] S-malonyltransferase, which yields MNGKLAALFPGQGSQFVGMAKDLYNNHPSASQVLDEADATLPGLLQLMFSGPTEELQNTANQQPALVAAGAAAFAAYREAGGQEPDYAAGHSLGEYTAHVTAGSLPLSEVLRLVRKRGIYMQEAVPKGKGTMAAVLKISPLIVEQVCQETGGVVEPANFNSLNQTVISGEVKSVNKAAEILKEKGARVVPLKVSAPFHCSLMTSAAKRLAADLAEITFSEPSFGIVVNVTADLLNDTHEAADLLTQQVAATVRWQESLERLVKLGVVRFLEFGSGDILTKLVNRNIEGVEAKAVVDSTTVQQAIQEVT from the coding sequence ATGAACGGTAAACTTGCTGCCCTCTTCCCAGGCCAGGGATCGCAGTTTGTTGGAATGGCTAAGGACCTTTACAACAATCATCCCAGCGCTAGCCAGGTTCTTGACGAGGCCGACGCTACACTACCTGGTTTGTTGCAACTAATGTTTTCGGGACCAACTGAGGAATTACAGAACACCGCCAACCAACAGCCTGCCCTGGTTGCAGCAGGTGCTGCTGCCTTTGCTGCTTATCGAGAAGCCGGAGGCCAAGAACCCGATTATGCTGCTGGTCATAGCCTAGGTGAGTACACTGCACACGTCACAGCTGGATCACTGCCGCTTTCGGAAGTCCTCCGATTAGTAAGGAAGCGTGGAATTTACATGCAAGAAGCTGTCCCTAAGGGAAAGGGGACAATGGCTGCTGTCCTAAAGATCTCTCCTCTTATAGTTGAACAAGTTTGCCAAGAGACAGGCGGCGTGGTTGAACCTGCAAACTTCAACTCCCTTAACCAGACCGTAATCTCTGGTGAGGTCAAATCAGTAAACAAAGCTGCAGAGATCCTAAAAGAAAAAGGTGCTAGGGTAGTTCCGCTCAAAGTTTCGGCCCCATTCCACTGTAGCCTTATGACTTCAGCTGCTAAGCGCCTAGCAGCTGATCTAGCAGAAATCACATTCAGCGAACCCTCCTTCGGAATTGTAGTTAATGTCACCGCCGACCTTCTAAATGATACTCACGAAGCCGCTGACCTACTTACCCAACAGGTAGCGGCAACGGTCCGGTGGCAAGAAAGTTTGGAGCGTTTAGTAAAACTTGGCGTCGTCCGGTTCCTAGAATTTGGGTCTGGAGATATTCTGACCAAGCTGGTGAACCGTAACATTGAAGGTGTCGAGGCCAAAGCTGTGGTTGATTCAACGACAGTACAACAAGCAATTCAGGAGGTGACATGA
- a CDS encoding 3-oxoacyl-ACP synthase, translated as MRAGLTYLGAYAPNKIITNEDLERTLDTSDEWIRTRTGIRKRHVAADDEFTSDMAIRSVEDLIARNGKSAIEGVELVIVATNTPDAFFPATAALVQNHFELQAGGFDLLAACPGWIYALSAARAYVESGQFSKVLAIGSEALTKVVDWEDRATAVLFGDGAGACVVEAVPEPFGFKSMVLGADGSGAQHLHQRAIGSRLPNGEPLADRVVMNGREVFKFAVRVMRTATIEAINKAGISRQDISLFVPHQANLRIIDAARELLELPPEKVVVTVDEYGNNSTASIPLALKHAFDDGRIKDGDNLLLVSFGAGLTWGASVLTWGNNER; from the coding sequence ATAAGAGCGGGTCTAACCTACCTGGGTGCCTACGCCCCAAACAAGATCATTACAAATGAAGATCTTGAGAGGACCTTAGACACTTCTGACGAGTGGATCCGGACTCGTACAGGCATCCGCAAGAGGCATGTAGCGGCAGACGATGAATTCACATCGGATATGGCTATTCGAAGTGTTGAAGACTTAATCGCTAGAAACGGGAAATCGGCGATCGAAGGTGTCGAGTTAGTAATAGTTGCAACCAACACTCCCGACGCTTTTTTTCCAGCCACCGCTGCCCTAGTCCAGAATCACTTCGAACTACAAGCGGGGGGTTTTGATTTACTCGCGGCATGCCCGGGGTGGATCTATGCACTTTCAGCAGCCCGAGCATATGTAGAGTCAGGACAATTTAGCAAGGTATTAGCTATTGGTTCAGAAGCTCTTACCAAAGTAGTTGATTGGGAAGACCGAGCAACCGCTGTGCTTTTTGGTGATGGTGCCGGAGCTTGCGTAGTAGAAGCAGTACCAGAACCATTCGGTTTCAAATCCATGGTTCTAGGAGCAGACGGTAGTGGCGCCCAACACCTGCACCAACGTGCCATAGGTTCGAGATTACCGAATGGTGAACCCCTAGCTGACCGAGTTGTAATGAATGGTCGCGAGGTGTTTAAGTTCGCTGTTCGTGTAATGCGAACTGCTACTATTGAAGCAATAAACAAGGCAGGTATAAGCAGACAAGATATCAGCCTTTTTGTCCCCCATCAGGCTAATCTTCGTATTATTGACGCCGCACGCGAGCTTCTCGAGTTACCTCCTGAAAAGGTCGTAGTAACGGTAGATGAATACGGTAACAATTCTACGGCAAGCATTCCGCTAGCCCTTAAGCACGCTTTTGACGATGGTCGCATCAAGGATGGTGACAACCTCTTACTGGTCTCATTTGGTGCCGGACTAACCTGGGGTGCTAGCGTCCTCACCTGGGGTAATAATGAACGGTAA
- a CDS encoding 50S ribosomal protein L32, producing the protein MAKHPVPKKRTSKSRRDKRRSHHALSAPALVECPECRKMKPSHVVCPECGSYAGRQVIEMDA; encoded by the coding sequence ATGGCCAAACACCCAGTACCCAAGAAACGTACTTCTAAATCCCGTCGTGATAAACGCCGAAGTCACCACGCCCTTAGTGCCCCAGCGCTGGTAGAGTGTCCTGAATGTAGGAAAATGAAACCCTCACACGTCGTCTGTCCCGAATGCGGGAGCTACGCTGGTCGCCAAGTGATCGAGATGGACGCCTGA
- the hisA gene encoding 1-(5-phosphoribosyl)-5-[(5-phosphoribosylamino)methylideneamino]imidazole-4-carboxamide isomerase: MFLVIPAVDIQKGQAVRLYEGDPKRETVYFHRPLDAAKHWADLGAEWIHLVDLDAALGNGENRSPILEIADTKIARFEVGGGIRSFEAACTWLERVERVVLGTIATQKPEVVHALVEKFGSQRVAVSIDARDGKVAVRGWAEITEVAATDLASLMADQGVRQLIYTDVSRDGTMLGVDPEPVHDIRSAFPHTLIAGGGVATDADIDLYEELGLDGCIVGRALYEGKVSYPRTA; the protein is encoded by the coding sequence ATGTTCTTAGTCATTCCGGCTGTCGATATCCAAAAAGGTCAAGCTGTCCGTTTGTATGAAGGTGATCCCAAGCGCGAGACTGTATATTTCCACCGCCCTCTTGACGCTGCCAAACATTGGGCAGATCTAGGGGCGGAGTGGATACATTTGGTGGATCTAGATGCGGCTCTTGGTAATGGTGAAAATCGGTCGCCGATTCTCGAGATTGCCGATACAAAGATTGCTCGGTTTGAGGTGGGGGGAGGTATTCGGAGTTTCGAAGCAGCCTGCACCTGGCTTGAGAGAGTAGAGCGGGTTGTCCTCGGTACGATCGCGACGCAAAAGCCAGAAGTGGTACATGCTTTGGTAGAAAAATTTGGGTCCCAACGAGTGGCTGTATCAATTGACGCCCGAGATGGGAAAGTAGCTGTTCGAGGGTGGGCTGAAATCACCGAAGTAGCTGCAACTGATTTAGCAAGTTTGATGGCAGATCAAGGTGTGCGTCAACTTATCTACACCGATGTTAGCCGTGATGGGACTATGCTTGGAGTGGATCCAGAACCTGTGCATGATATACGTTCGGCATTTCCACATACCTTGATTGCAGGGGGTGGGGTCGCGACTGATGCAGACATCGATCTTTACGAGGAGCTTGGGCTCGATGGTTGTATAGTCGGGCGGGCCCTTTATGAGGGAAAGGTCAGTTATCCCCGAACTGCCTGA